A stretch of Ranitomeya variabilis isolate aRanVar5 chromosome 3, aRanVar5.hap1, whole genome shotgun sequence DNA encodes these proteins:
- the POM121 gene encoding nuclear envelope pore membrane protein POM 121 isoform X1, producing MCPSGGRVGGVRDRLRRVIRDGLNRELQPVALLLPAALLLLLFVYCWPGLSALLLLCVLAGWAYSCAGGRWWRLPEPGPRAAAGRQRLVQHRRAALRWTPASLLLLMGSYLGKPEPPVRAVGRGARDLRERLARPNPAVPTPARRLSFRETPIVINRTFMSPRRRYPTHQPQFSMPGSLPSVYIDGFPRKPLLSPKHSQMRSPGTVKIARPDANIARSPVLNSLLSTSLTSPSVTCPPPDPCAKETVLNAIRERRKRINKDEEYNGSGEMENKRRRQVSSENGESSADSPVVNGSLACVSKSDTLKRALNTLDETSNKRSRTSSNSSLSSCAMNGFTIPSHNAITSSYSSSRVLLQKRKRNCQNTSEISSPSSSRSQTPDVSSKKARDDMHETGLSTPVKSGSRDQSEDCNTTSSSKSSAFNSSENGSGGPRRKKVLLVCSGRGDLYPLPPPPIVGYNITSKDLDYEKKAFLQRLNKALEEPADLIPVTSTPPVTTMVTASPLFILSNTTSALTSQTSTAGSNPLLQSLAKMQSKEGSQEPVQTVAADFPNQKVVSLGLSPKDVSGENVSLKLVSPPPAVAPSISAPQPNGAVQNKADSNSSLLQLLTQPTLTDSQSSFKPLFPSNVGAAPPIVSSSGPSVPSVTSTNTFKPIFGEQSVQQNLPASTFKPIFGDSSLQQPAVTSASPFTFQVNSNPTSTAPPSFPGFGATVTSTTPSTDSGTKPSISLPASSSATTSFSAAFPAAITSSSTATSAPTNSFLGSSTSLDSQTKTTFVFGQAPTSQATPGLSVFGNTQTAPTAQPPQSSIFGSTTSAFSAAHNSNPPPYPASSGASTYNSSGSGIQADKPAPNSLASFGTSGAPSTFGSGTLPTFGGSSQTAFGANSQPAFGSNVTFAFGTGSAPATTNPMTFGSMNSTQTNSTPATGQFGASKSFSFGEKTNTSVSFGSTTSTVPAPAMTFGNSSAAHNSTHGTPGLTENKLSFGTPAAPFGQNASPAPINFGTPTSSFGSPAPTSFGQSSHGFSIGVTSKSSGTRQRLMARRQHTRKK from the exons ATGTGTCCGTCCGGAGGGCGGGTAGGAGGGGTCAGGGACCGGCTGAGGCGGGTGATTCGGGACGGTTTGAATCGCGAGTTGCAGCCGGTGGCCTTGCTCCTGCCCGctgccctgctcctcctgctgttcgtgTACTGCTGGCCCGGGCTCAGCGCCCTGCTGCTGCTGTGTGTGCTCGCCGGCTGGGCTTATAGCTGCGCGGGCGGCCGCTGGTGGAGACTTCCTGAGCCGGGACCACGTGCGGCCGCGGGGAGGCAGCGGCTTGTGCAGCACAGGAGAGCGGCGCTGCGGTGGACTCCTGCCTCGTTACTGCTGCTGATGGGCAGCTACCTGGGGAAGCCGGAGCCGCCAGTCCGGGCTGTGGGGCGCGGGGCCCGGGACCTGAGAGAGCGGCTCGCAAGACCCAACCCCGCGGTGCCGACCCCTGCCCGGCGCCTGTCGTTCAG GGAGACTCCTATTGTAATTAACCGGACGTTCATGAGCCCACGCAGGCGTTACCCTACCCACCAGCCCCAGTTTAGTATGCCAGGATCTCTTCCTTCTGTGTATATAGATGGCTTTCCACGAAAACCTCTGCTGTCACCTAAACATTCTCAGATGCGCAGTCCTGGGACAGTGAAAATTGCCCGTCCTGATGCGAATATTGCTCGATCGCCAGT gttgaacagtctgttatctactAGCTTGACCTCCCCATCGGTTACATGTCCACCTCCGGACCCTTGTGCAAAGGAGACTGTGCTCAATGCCATCCGAGAGCGCAGAAAGAGAATAAACAAAGATGAAGAATACAATGGAAGTGGAGAGATGGAGAACAAAAGACG GAGGCAGGTTAGCAGTGAAAATGGGGAGTCTTCAGCTGATTCTCCGGTGGTAAATGGTTCCTTGGCTTGTGTTTCCAA GTCAGACACCCTTAAAAGGGCACTAAATACACTTGATGAGACAAGCAACAAACGCTCCCGTACCTCCTCAAATAGCTCACTGAGTAGCTGCGCAATGAATGGATTTACAATACCCTCTCATAATGCAATCACCAGCtcttacagttccagcagagtACTCCTACAG AAAAGAAAACGAAATTGCCAGAATACATCTGAAATTTCAAGCCCATCCTCATCTCGGAGCCAAACGCCAGACGTGTCATCTAAAAAGGCCAG GGACGACATGCATGAAACGGGTCTATCTACCCCAGTGAAATCAGGCAGTAGGGATCAGTCGGAGGATT GTAACACCACTTCGTCCTCCAAGTCTTCTGCCTTTAATTCATCTGAGAATGGAAGTGGGGGGCCTCGTAGGAAGAAGGTTTTGTTGGTGTGTTCAGGGCGTGGAGATCTTTACCCACTG CCCCCACCACCTATTGTTGGATACAATATAACATCAAAGGATCTGGATTATGAGAAGAAGGCTTTTTTACAGAGGCTTAACAAGGCACTGGAAGAACCTGCTG atctTATCCCTGTCACCTCTACTCCACCAGTGACCACTATGGTTACTGCATCACCTCTCTTTATTTTATCTAATACCACATCCGCTCTGACATCACAGACCTCTACAGCAGGCAGTAACCCCTTACTACAGAGCCTAGCAAAAATGCAAAGCAAGGAGGGTTCACAAG AGCCTGTACAAACTGTTGCTGCAGACTTTCCAAATCAGAAGGTGGTCTCGTTGGGTTTGTCTCCTAAAGATGTCTCCGGTGAGAATGTTTCCCTCAAGCTGGTGTCCCCACCACCTGCAGTGGCGCCCAGCATCTCGGCACCCCAGCCCAACGGTGCAGTCCAGAACAAAGCTGACTCAAATAGTAGTCTTCTCCAACTCCTTACTCAGCCAACATTGACTGACTCGCAGTCTAGCTTTAAGCCACTATTTCCCAGTAATGTGGGTGCTGCCCCCCCCATTGTTTCCTCCAGTGGGCCATCTGTGCCCTCTGTCACTTCGACAAATACTTTTAAACCAATATTTGGAGAGCAAAGTGTCCAGCAGAATCTACCTGCAAGTACATTTAAGCCAATATTTGGGGACTCGTCTCTTCAGCAACCTGCCGTCACATCTGCATCCCCTTTCACATTCCAAGTGAATTCCAATCCTACATCCACTGCGCCTCCATCTTTTCCTGGGTTTGGTGCTACAGTGACCAGTACAACTCCAAGCACGGACAGCGGTACCAAGCCGTCAATTTCTTTACCGGCGTCGAGCAGTGCCACCACTAGCTTTAGTGCAGCCTTTCCGGCGGCTATAACCTCTAGTAGCACAGCTACCTCTGCTCCCACAAATTCATTCTTAGGAAGCAGCACAAGTTTGGATTCCCAAACAAAGACAACATTTGTATTTGGGCAAGCGCCTACCTCACAAGCAACACCTGGCCTGAGTGTGTTTGGGAATACGCAAACGGCTCCAACGGCTCAACCCCCACAGTCATCCATTTTTGGCTCTACAACATCTGCATTTTCAGCTGCGCACAACTCCAATCCTCCACCCTATCCTGCTAGTTCTGGTGCATCCACTTATAACAGCTCAGGGAGTGGGATACAGGCAGATAAACCTGCCCCTAATTCACTCGCTAGCTTTGGAACATCTGGAGCTCCCTCTACATTTGGATCGGGTACTCTGCCCACTTTTGGGGGCAGCTCTCAGACAGCATTTGGTGCAAATTCCCAACCAGCATTTGGATCAAATGTAACTTTTGCATTTGGAACCGGATCTGCTCCTGCAACAACAAACCCAATGACTTTTGGCTCAATGAATAGCACACAAACAAACAGTACCCCCGCAACAGGCCAGTTTGGTGCTTCAAAGTCCTTCTCTTTCGGAGAAAAAACAAACACTTCAGTGTCCTTTGGGTCAACCACAAGCACTGTGCCTGCGCCAGCTATGACTTTTGGAAACTCTTCTGCAGCTCACAATAGCACACATGGGACCCCTGGACTAACAGAAAACAAGCTGTCTTTCG
- the POM121 gene encoding nuclear envelope pore membrane protein POM 121 isoform X2 has translation MCIPSLMGKVSSSGGFALQSRETPIVINRTFMSPRRRYPTHQPQFSMPGSLPSVYIDGFPRKPLLSPKHSQMRSPGTVKIARPDANIARSPVLNSLLSTSLTSPSVTCPPPDPCAKETVLNAIRERRKRINKDEEYNGSGEMENKRRRQVSSENGESSADSPVVNGSLACVSKSDTLKRALNTLDETSNKRSRTSSNSSLSSCAMNGFTIPSHNAITSSYSSSRVLLQKRKRNCQNTSEISSPSSSRSQTPDVSSKKARDDMHETGLSTPVKSGSRDQSEDCNTTSSSKSSAFNSSENGSGGPRRKKVLLVCSGRGDLYPLPPPPIVGYNITSKDLDYEKKAFLQRLNKALEEPADLIPVTSTPPVTTMVTASPLFILSNTTSALTSQTSTAGSNPLLQSLAKMQSKEGSQEPVQTVAADFPNQKVVSLGLSPKDVSGENVSLKLVSPPPAVAPSISAPQPNGAVQNKADSNSSLLQLLTQPTLTDSQSSFKPLFPSNVGAAPPIVSSSGPSVPSVTSTNTFKPIFGEQSVQQNLPASTFKPIFGDSSLQQPAVTSASPFTFQVNSNPTSTAPPSFPGFGATVTSTTPSTDSGTKPSISLPASSSATTSFSAAFPAAITSSSTATSAPTNSFLGSSTSLDSQTKTTFVFGQAPTSQATPGLSVFGNTQTAPTAQPPQSSIFGSTTSAFSAAHNSNPPPYPASSGASTYNSSGSGIQADKPAPNSLASFGTSGAPSTFGSGTLPTFGGSSQTAFGANSQPAFGSNVTFAFGTGSAPATTNPMTFGSMNSTQTNSTPATGQFGASKSFSFGEKTNTSVSFGSTTSTVPAPAMTFGNSSAAHNSTHGTPGLTENKLSFGTPAAPFGQNASPAPINFGTPTSSFGSPAPTSFGQSSHGFSIGVTSKSSGTRQRLMARRQHTRKK, from the exons ATGTGTATCCCTTCTCTTATGGGTAAAGTGTCATCTTCAGGAGGATTTGCCCTACAATCTAG GGAGACTCCTATTGTAATTAACCGGACGTTCATGAGCCCACGCAGGCGTTACCCTACCCACCAGCCCCAGTTTAGTATGCCAGGATCTCTTCCTTCTGTGTATATAGATGGCTTTCCACGAAAACCTCTGCTGTCACCTAAACATTCTCAGATGCGCAGTCCTGGGACAGTGAAAATTGCCCGTCCTGATGCGAATATTGCTCGATCGCCAGT gttgaacagtctgttatctactAGCTTGACCTCCCCATCGGTTACATGTCCACCTCCGGACCCTTGTGCAAAGGAGACTGTGCTCAATGCCATCCGAGAGCGCAGAAAGAGAATAAACAAAGATGAAGAATACAATGGAAGTGGAGAGATGGAGAACAAAAGACG GAGGCAGGTTAGCAGTGAAAATGGGGAGTCTTCAGCTGATTCTCCGGTGGTAAATGGTTCCTTGGCTTGTGTTTCCAA GTCAGACACCCTTAAAAGGGCACTAAATACACTTGATGAGACAAGCAACAAACGCTCCCGTACCTCCTCAAATAGCTCACTGAGTAGCTGCGCAATGAATGGATTTACAATACCCTCTCATAATGCAATCACCAGCtcttacagttccagcagagtACTCCTACAG AAAAGAAAACGAAATTGCCAGAATACATCTGAAATTTCAAGCCCATCCTCATCTCGGAGCCAAACGCCAGACGTGTCATCTAAAAAGGCCAG GGACGACATGCATGAAACGGGTCTATCTACCCCAGTGAAATCAGGCAGTAGGGATCAGTCGGAGGATT GTAACACCACTTCGTCCTCCAAGTCTTCTGCCTTTAATTCATCTGAGAATGGAAGTGGGGGGCCTCGTAGGAAGAAGGTTTTGTTGGTGTGTTCAGGGCGTGGAGATCTTTACCCACTG CCCCCACCACCTATTGTTGGATACAATATAACATCAAAGGATCTGGATTATGAGAAGAAGGCTTTTTTACAGAGGCTTAACAAGGCACTGGAAGAACCTGCTG atctTATCCCTGTCACCTCTACTCCACCAGTGACCACTATGGTTACTGCATCACCTCTCTTTATTTTATCTAATACCACATCCGCTCTGACATCACAGACCTCTACAGCAGGCAGTAACCCCTTACTACAGAGCCTAGCAAAAATGCAAAGCAAGGAGGGTTCACAAG AGCCTGTACAAACTGTTGCTGCAGACTTTCCAAATCAGAAGGTGGTCTCGTTGGGTTTGTCTCCTAAAGATGTCTCCGGTGAGAATGTTTCCCTCAAGCTGGTGTCCCCACCACCTGCAGTGGCGCCCAGCATCTCGGCACCCCAGCCCAACGGTGCAGTCCAGAACAAAGCTGACTCAAATAGTAGTCTTCTCCAACTCCTTACTCAGCCAACATTGACTGACTCGCAGTCTAGCTTTAAGCCACTATTTCCCAGTAATGTGGGTGCTGCCCCCCCCATTGTTTCCTCCAGTGGGCCATCTGTGCCCTCTGTCACTTCGACAAATACTTTTAAACCAATATTTGGAGAGCAAAGTGTCCAGCAGAATCTACCTGCAAGTACATTTAAGCCAATATTTGGGGACTCGTCTCTTCAGCAACCTGCCGTCACATCTGCATCCCCTTTCACATTCCAAGTGAATTCCAATCCTACATCCACTGCGCCTCCATCTTTTCCTGGGTTTGGTGCTACAGTGACCAGTACAACTCCAAGCACGGACAGCGGTACCAAGCCGTCAATTTCTTTACCGGCGTCGAGCAGTGCCACCACTAGCTTTAGTGCAGCCTTTCCGGCGGCTATAACCTCTAGTAGCACAGCTACCTCTGCTCCCACAAATTCATTCTTAGGAAGCAGCACAAGTTTGGATTCCCAAACAAAGACAACATTTGTATTTGGGCAAGCGCCTACCTCACAAGCAACACCTGGCCTGAGTGTGTTTGGGAATACGCAAACGGCTCCAACGGCTCAACCCCCACAGTCATCCATTTTTGGCTCTACAACATCTGCATTTTCAGCTGCGCACAACTCCAATCCTCCACCCTATCCTGCTAGTTCTGGTGCATCCACTTATAACAGCTCAGGGAGTGGGATACAGGCAGATAAACCTGCCCCTAATTCACTCGCTAGCTTTGGAACATCTGGAGCTCCCTCTACATTTGGATCGGGTACTCTGCCCACTTTTGGGGGCAGCTCTCAGACAGCATTTGGTGCAAATTCCCAACCAGCATTTGGATCAAATGTAACTTTTGCATTTGGAACCGGATCTGCTCCTGCAACAACAAACCCAATGACTTTTGGCTCAATGAATAGCACACAAACAAACAGTACCCCCGCAACAGGCCAGTTTGGTGCTTCAAAGTCCTTCTCTTTCGGAGAAAAAACAAACACTTCAGTGTCCTTTGGGTCAACCACAAGCACTGTGCCTGCGCCAGCTATGACTTTTGGAAACTCTTCTGCAGCTCACAATAGCACACATGGGACCCCTGGACTAACAGAAAACAAGCTGTCTTTCG
- the POM121 gene encoding nuclear envelope pore membrane protein POM 121 isoform X3 yields the protein MSPRRRYPTHQPQFSMPGSLPSVYIDGFPRKPLLSPKHSQMRSPGTVKIARPDANIARSPVLNSLLSTSLTSPSVTCPPPDPCAKETVLNAIRERRKRINKDEEYNGSGEMENKRRRQVSSENGESSADSPVVNGSLACVSKSDTLKRALNTLDETSNKRSRTSSNSSLSSCAMNGFTIPSHNAITSSYSSSRVLLQKRKRNCQNTSEISSPSSSRSQTPDVSSKKARDDMHETGLSTPVKSGSRDQSEDCNTTSSSKSSAFNSSENGSGGPRRKKVLLVCSGRGDLYPLPPPPIVGYNITSKDLDYEKKAFLQRLNKALEEPADLIPVTSTPPVTTMVTASPLFILSNTTSALTSQTSTAGSNPLLQSLAKMQSKEGSQEPVQTVAADFPNQKVVSLGLSPKDVSGENVSLKLVSPPPAVAPSISAPQPNGAVQNKADSNSSLLQLLTQPTLTDSQSSFKPLFPSNVGAAPPIVSSSGPSVPSVTSTNTFKPIFGEQSVQQNLPASTFKPIFGDSSLQQPAVTSASPFTFQVNSNPTSTAPPSFPGFGATVTSTTPSTDSGTKPSISLPASSSATTSFSAAFPAAITSSSTATSAPTNSFLGSSTSLDSQTKTTFVFGQAPTSQATPGLSVFGNTQTAPTAQPPQSSIFGSTTSAFSAAHNSNPPPYPASSGASTYNSSGSGIQADKPAPNSLASFGTSGAPSTFGSGTLPTFGGSSQTAFGANSQPAFGSNVTFAFGTGSAPATTNPMTFGSMNSTQTNSTPATGQFGASKSFSFGEKTNTSVSFGSTTSTVPAPAMTFGNSSAAHNSTHGTPGLTENKLSFGTPAAPFGQNASPAPINFGTPTSSFGSPAPTSFGQSSHGFSIGVTSKSSGTRQRLMARRQHTRKK from the exons ATGAGCCCACGCAGGCGTTACCCTACCCACCAGCCCCAGTTTAGTATGCCAGGATCTCTTCCTTCTGTGTATATAGATGGCTTTCCACGAAAACCTCTGCTGTCACCTAAACATTCTCAGATGCGCAGTCCTGGGACAGTGAAAATTGCCCGTCCTGATGCGAATATTGCTCGATCGCCAGT gttgaacagtctgttatctactAGCTTGACCTCCCCATCGGTTACATGTCCACCTCCGGACCCTTGTGCAAAGGAGACTGTGCTCAATGCCATCCGAGAGCGCAGAAAGAGAATAAACAAAGATGAAGAATACAATGGAAGTGGAGAGATGGAGAACAAAAGACG GAGGCAGGTTAGCAGTGAAAATGGGGAGTCTTCAGCTGATTCTCCGGTGGTAAATGGTTCCTTGGCTTGTGTTTCCAA GTCAGACACCCTTAAAAGGGCACTAAATACACTTGATGAGACAAGCAACAAACGCTCCCGTACCTCCTCAAATAGCTCACTGAGTAGCTGCGCAATGAATGGATTTACAATACCCTCTCATAATGCAATCACCAGCtcttacagttccagcagagtACTCCTACAG AAAAGAAAACGAAATTGCCAGAATACATCTGAAATTTCAAGCCCATCCTCATCTCGGAGCCAAACGCCAGACGTGTCATCTAAAAAGGCCAG GGACGACATGCATGAAACGGGTCTATCTACCCCAGTGAAATCAGGCAGTAGGGATCAGTCGGAGGATT GTAACACCACTTCGTCCTCCAAGTCTTCTGCCTTTAATTCATCTGAGAATGGAAGTGGGGGGCCTCGTAGGAAGAAGGTTTTGTTGGTGTGTTCAGGGCGTGGAGATCTTTACCCACTG CCCCCACCACCTATTGTTGGATACAATATAACATCAAAGGATCTGGATTATGAGAAGAAGGCTTTTTTACAGAGGCTTAACAAGGCACTGGAAGAACCTGCTG atctTATCCCTGTCACCTCTACTCCACCAGTGACCACTATGGTTACTGCATCACCTCTCTTTATTTTATCTAATACCACATCCGCTCTGACATCACAGACCTCTACAGCAGGCAGTAACCCCTTACTACAGAGCCTAGCAAAAATGCAAAGCAAGGAGGGTTCACAAG AGCCTGTACAAACTGTTGCTGCAGACTTTCCAAATCAGAAGGTGGTCTCGTTGGGTTTGTCTCCTAAAGATGTCTCCGGTGAGAATGTTTCCCTCAAGCTGGTGTCCCCACCACCTGCAGTGGCGCCCAGCATCTCGGCACCCCAGCCCAACGGTGCAGTCCAGAACAAAGCTGACTCAAATAGTAGTCTTCTCCAACTCCTTACTCAGCCAACATTGACTGACTCGCAGTCTAGCTTTAAGCCACTATTTCCCAGTAATGTGGGTGCTGCCCCCCCCATTGTTTCCTCCAGTGGGCCATCTGTGCCCTCTGTCACTTCGACAAATACTTTTAAACCAATATTTGGAGAGCAAAGTGTCCAGCAGAATCTACCTGCAAGTACATTTAAGCCAATATTTGGGGACTCGTCTCTTCAGCAACCTGCCGTCACATCTGCATCCCCTTTCACATTCCAAGTGAATTCCAATCCTACATCCACTGCGCCTCCATCTTTTCCTGGGTTTGGTGCTACAGTGACCAGTACAACTCCAAGCACGGACAGCGGTACCAAGCCGTCAATTTCTTTACCGGCGTCGAGCAGTGCCACCACTAGCTTTAGTGCAGCCTTTCCGGCGGCTATAACCTCTAGTAGCACAGCTACCTCTGCTCCCACAAATTCATTCTTAGGAAGCAGCACAAGTTTGGATTCCCAAACAAAGACAACATTTGTATTTGGGCAAGCGCCTACCTCACAAGCAACACCTGGCCTGAGTGTGTTTGGGAATACGCAAACGGCTCCAACGGCTCAACCCCCACAGTCATCCATTTTTGGCTCTACAACATCTGCATTTTCAGCTGCGCACAACTCCAATCCTCCACCCTATCCTGCTAGTTCTGGTGCATCCACTTATAACAGCTCAGGGAGTGGGATACAGGCAGATAAACCTGCCCCTAATTCACTCGCTAGCTTTGGAACATCTGGAGCTCCCTCTACATTTGGATCGGGTACTCTGCCCACTTTTGGGGGCAGCTCTCAGACAGCATTTGGTGCAAATTCCCAACCAGCATTTGGATCAAATGTAACTTTTGCATTTGGAACCGGATCTGCTCCTGCAACAACAAACCCAATGACTTTTGGCTCAATGAATAGCACACAAACAAACAGTACCCCCGCAACAGGCCAGTTTGGTGCTTCAAAGTCCTTCTCTTTCGGAGAAAAAACAAACACTTCAGTGTCCTTTGGGTCAACCACAAGCACTGTGCCTGCGCCAGCTATGACTTTTGGAAACTCTTCTGCAGCTCACAATAGCACACATGGGACCCCTGGACTAACAGAAAACAAGCTGTCTTTCG